ATGACGCGAAACGGTTCGCTGCTTTGACAATCCACCTGGATAAAACCTGTCGCATCCAGGGGTGCCGGAAGAAAGCTGTCGTAGGCGCCAAAGTACACGCCTTGCGCATTGACAAAACAATGATTGGCCTGCGCCGTTACACATTGCAAGACCAACAATAAAAACACGATTGTTCTAGCGTACACAGCGGACTTCTCCCAGATCCTGTACCAGCGCGGTGGACGGCGGTACCTTTAGTTGAAATTGACAGTGCTGTCCTTCGAGCAACATGCTCGCCTGATACTCTCCCTCGCTGAGGTTTTCAAAATAGAACAGGCCTTCTTTTCCGATGATACTTTCCGTACGTAGTTCACCACGACGTAATTCCAGTAACGCAAACTCCGGAATTTTTTTTATGCCGAAATCGTCGAATACCAGATGACCGCTCACTGCCTGAAACTGTTTGAGTTCAAAATCAATCACACTACCGCTGCGATAGGCAGGGACGACGATCTTGCTCGTGTGCGCTATAGAATAATTGACCGGAATTGATTGCGTATCGATGCGAATCTGGTTGCGCGAATACGAAGTGAGATTGGGGATAATGGCGTCGCCGTTATGTGTGCTTCCCATTAATTCGCCAGAGAGATACACATCCACGTCATCGAGCTTGCCCAGTTGCACCAGGCCGAAACTGTCATATATGGGTCGTGTCAGAAATGTCTTGCCATTTACCAATGCCAGGGCACCAGACAGGGTTCCCTGATAGCTGTTCCTATCGGCGAGACGATACCAGGACACATTGGTGTTCAGGTGTTGTGAATTCCAGCTTGCACCGACTTCGCCCTGCATTTGGTCGTTGACCTGAAACGTATCCTCAGTCCAGCCGCGTGCACGTATGCCTATACCCTGACCAGCAGGCGTTGCGCGCTGCATGTAATAGTGGTGCGCAAAACTGTCCTGCTGTTGTTGATAGCGATAACTGGCAGTGAAGTGGCGATCGAAGATTGCGTTTACGCCAAGCATAAACGTATTTTGGCCAGAAGCGCTATCGAACTGATAACTGTAGCGGGCGAAGAAGTGCGTCGCTCTGGTCAGGCGTTTATTGTAAAGCACGCTGACGTTTTCTCGATCGGCCACTAATTCCGGAGAAGCAAATTCATCGCCTTCTGAATACGATTGCACACGGTTATAAATCAGCGAGATGGTACCGATAGGAAGCCCATGTAGACCTGCCGAGTAGGCTTGCGTAAATCGCGACTCCCATTGTTCAGGTTTATACGAAAGATTCGCGTAGGCGTCAGATGTATACGACAGTAATGCGCGTACATGAAAGCGTCGCCCGACATAGTGATAACGACCCAGAGCGGCGTAGGCATTTTGCTGTTGATAAAGACTATACCCGCCGAGTAATTCAAACTCACCGAGGCGCGATAACAATATTACCGAATGTGCGCGAAGATTGATTACCTCTTTATCAACATCCATACGTATTCCTGCGGTGAGTTCACGCCGTATTCCGACATCATGGGAAACGAGTAACATCGGCCGATCTTCGTACTCACTGACGAATAAATCGGCATAATGTCTCCGCCAGCCAAACGCGTAGTGATATTCGTGTCGTCCGGGTAATAACAAACGCGACGACACATAATAGGGTTCCTGTAAACGCTGCTCGCGACCAAAGGCATCGGTTACCACGACTTCTGCCTCACCGCCGCCAAATACGTTCGGAATATTGTCGAGTGTGTATGGCCCGGCGGGTAATTCCTCGCTGCGTAGCAACATGCCATTGGCATAAACATCTACGCGTGAAGGTGTAGCCAACAGGCCTTCGAGACGCAGGCCGACGCCGCGTCCCAGCCAGTTATCCAATTGCGTGTGACGGGAAAATCGTATGCCGCTAAACATACCGCTACCACCGAGTTCGCCACCGCTGGCAAAAAAGTCTCCGACGAGCAGCCGTTTCCCTTGTTCGGGATAATCCGCTGTAATATGCCCCAGACCGCGACGCCAACGGTATCCACCCTGATAGGGAAAAACAGAATAATTGAGACGCAGACTGACGTTGTTGCGACTGGCTACCGCTTCTAAAGGAAATTCCCAGGCTGCATAGGATGCCTCTTCACTTCCACGATAGATTGCGCTGTAATTAAGAAAGGCGGCCGCTGTCTTGCTTTCAACTTCCAGCGATCTGTTTGCGCCATAGTCGATATGCGTAGCGGGCAGGTAATAGGGATTGATATCGACATACAGAACGAGTTGTTCACTGTCTAGCTTAAAGGTCAAGCGTGCACTGTGAGACTTTAGTGATACATAGCGCTGTTGCTTGTATGTAAGACCATCCAGTTTCAATAAGGTGTTTAGATTTCGCATGTCCTCGTATGGAACCCACACATCTCCGTCATCACGAAGCAACACGAAACTTTCCTGTCGTTCAAGCTGATTGACAAAGAGTTTGAGAGGTATGACTTCATGAGCATAGACGGTGAGTGATAATAGTTGACAATAGATTACACAGAAAAATAATAGTGCCTGTTTCGACTGAACACTCACAGCCATACCTTACAACTTCTACTGGGGCGCATAGACAGCTAACAACCAATCTGTTCCTTTGGCACCCTGGCAACGAGGGTCTTTGCAGAGGTTCTTGTGGTCAGTTCCAGAAATTCACTACGACCACATTCCTGGTCGCTTAGTTTAATGGAAAAGGCGTTATGGTTGCCTGACAACACGTACCAGCCTTTGGACTCGTGAAAAAATATTTCGTGTTGATTACGATCCAGTCCTGTGACCTGAAACTGTTTGACGATTACGTGCTGATTCCCTCTATTCTCAAGCACAACGCTGGCCTTTCCATTTTTGACCGAAGCTCCGGACAAGGCCACTTCGACTTTCTCTCTCTCTGGCTGAATAAACAGGGGAATACTGAAACGCAAGGCAAAATTCAATGCCTGATTGCGTTCACTACGACTGACCAGCTCCTCAACGAAAATCCGATAGGTCATTTCTTTTTGCGCATCGCGTGTACCGTTAAAACCTATACGTATCGTTCTTTGTTCATTGGCTTTCAGGGTTACTATGCGCGGAAAAAAAACAATTTCATCGGCCTCGTCGTATACATCGGTTCCAGAGGCATCCTGCATCCATTTACGCGCATCGATTTGCAGCGTTACGGAGCCATTACTGGTATTGCTCAACTCCAGAATGCTGGTGCGTGTGTTTTGAGAAAATTCCAGCTTGAGGGGGTTTACCTTGAAGGAAGCGGCATATGAAAACGTAGCAGCCTGGACAAGCAAAACAAATATGAATAATCGATACAACATTCCCTTTCCTCCCAAAAAAAATGCCTCTTCCCCAATACAGAGAAGAGGCGAGAACGTGATCAAAATGCCACAGTCACCGTCACTGTATCGGAATAAACACCGGGAGGGACATCGATGTTTCCGAACAGTCTGGCTTCCACGTTAAATGTTTCGGGTAAACCGATACCGGTTCCTGCGACAGGTTCTCCAGGATAGGTGTTGGTTACGCCGACATCACCCCAATCATTGCCACCATATGTAAGACGGTATGGCAAAACTGCCCCGGTGCCATTACTCAACATACGATTCGCGCCATCGGAGTTTACACCCGCATCCAGCGCCACGTTATAAACCACCCCATTGTTACAGCTGACAGTAACCTGTCCGCTGGTGTCAACTTGTGCGCCACTGTATACACCGAAATCGATTGGCGCCGCCTGTACCGTACAGGCTCCCGCCACTGTCGCGGTAATTTCCATTTGCGCGGTATTTGCACCCGCATTTGAGATCGTTAACATACTTGCAAGCAAAGCAGCAAAAGTCAGGAAACGTTTGTCCATGTTTCTGTCCTCTTTTCAAGGGTGAAAGCGGCAAATCAAAATGCCGTCTCCCACGTTATAAATTAATTATCTTCACGGCTGATTCTGTTTCGACGAGTTATTTAGTCGAGGCAGTCAGAATAGAAAAAATCCAATGAAACAAAGCTGAAAGGTGTGAATTTAATTTTTCATATCAAATTAATGCTGGAACACATTGTGTGTTTTGACACAATTCAGATTTTCAACGAATCAGAAATTCAACAATAAGACAGGAAAAATTCAGATAGAAGTCAGGTATAAAATCAAAAAAGAATGGAAGTATGCGTTAACTAACAACTATTCACCATAGCGTCGAACAAGCACAGATATCACCAGACAGATGTTGGTAACGTATCTCAGTGCTCCAATGCGATACTCTTCCCTATATAGTTTCCCTGCGCAAAATCGACCCCTATTTCCATTAGCAAGTCATGCACAGGTTCACTCACGACAAATTCGGCTACGGTTTTGGTACCCATTAAATGACCAATATCATTGAATGCCTCAACCATTGCGCGATCGAGGGGATCACTCTCCAGGTCTTTGATAAAGCTGCCGTCGATCTTGATATAGTCCACCGGTAATTGCTTGAGATAGGAAAATGAACTCAGACCGCTACCAAAATCGTCCAGTGCAAATCGACAGCCTTTTTCACGCAGGGTTTGAATAAAGTCTCTGGCACGCTGCAGATTTGAAATAGCCGCGGTTTCGGTTACTTCAAAACAAATAGAGTGACTTGTAATATTGTTCCCATCGATTGTGTCTAGTACAAACTGCAAAAAGGACTCGTCGCATATTGACTGCGCAGAAAGATTAATCGAAAAACTGCTGGTTTTATCGCCTGATAATTGGCGACCACTCAGATTTTGCAAAGCATTATTGACCACCCAGCGATCTATATGCGTCATTAATTGATATCGTTCTGCCACAGGTATAAATGTATTTGGCGCGATCACCTGACCATTCTCATCCAGCATACGTATCAAGATTTCACAATAAGGGAGACCTCCACCGCCGTTCAAGGGCACGATCGGCTGTTGGTACAACACAAATCGATCTGCCTCTAACGCCCGCTGTATGCGTTGCAACCAGGCCATTTCTCCTCTGCGCTGGCTAAGCAAAGCGTCACCCTGACGATAGACATGAATGCGATTACGTCCAAGCTCTTTCGCCAGATAGCAAGCCGAGTCGGCAGCCTTCAATACATCAGCAACCGTACCTGCCATTCCGGAAATCTCTACCAGGCCAATACTCATTCCGATGTCGAAGGTCTTGGTTTCCCAGGTAAAGCGAAAGCGATTAATCATGGCAAGAATTTGTGAGGCGCGTTGTTGCGCGACCTTTACGTTACAGTGGTTAAGCAGCAGACCAAATTCATCACCACCAAGGCGAGACAAAGTATCACTATCCAAGACGCAACTTTTCATATTGCTCGCTAATTGTTTCAATAAGGCATCACCGGCGACATGTCCGCATAAATCATTCACGACTTTGAATTGATCCAGGTCGATGTAGCACAGCGTATGCACATAACCTCTTTCACGTGAACTGTTAATTTGTCTTTCTAATACCGTTTCAAATTCGCGTCGATTGACCAAACCCGTCAGGGGATCGTGAGATGCCTGGTAGGCAAGTTTCAACGTCAGTCGTGATAATTCGCTGATATCGTGAAATATCAGAATACTGCCTAAAACATCGTTATCCTCGCCACTGATTGGCGAAGCGTGTGCTTCAAATACCTTCTCCCGTTTTGAACCGGTTTCAGGCGTTATCGTGTCACCATAGGTCAATGCGCAATTAAGATGCATTACCTGCGACAACATGTGTTTCAGTGCATCTGGTTTACAGATTCCTGCGTCGCTGAGTAGATTGTCGACGGGCAATCCCATATATCCTTCATTCGGCATGGACAACCAGGAGGCAAACGCCGGGTTAATGAATTCAACGGCGAGATTTCTATCAGTAGTAATGATCCCATCACTAACTGATTCCATTGCCGAGCGTAAACGTGCGTCGGCAACGTTGCGTTGCCTTTGCTCATACAAGCTATTATCCCGCAACAATTGGTGATGAATGACAATCGCCGCCTCTCCCGCCAAGGCTTCCGTCATTTCGATTTCATGATGGCTGAAATGATGGACAGAATGACGGTGTATGCCGACGATCACGCCGATAGTTTCGTCTTCCACTAAAAGAGGCGAACAAATAAGTGCTCTCACCTCATAGCGTTCTAACAATGTGCGCTCATCTTCACTCAAATTATTTGCATCACTTACGCATACCGTACGCCCTTCCATAAACGCTTGTGAGCTAACACTGAGACCGCCCAGAGAGATCGACTCATAACCTTCCGACAGATAAGGCCCTTCATTGTGCACAACGGCAATCAGTTTATCCTGTTGCTTGTCGTGTAACATAATCGCGACAAGATCGAAGCGCAGCAATGAAACACTGAGCTCAACAATATTTTCAAATACGTTTTTGACGGAAAGGTCCGGGGCACCGCGCAAAATACGATTGCCCACATGAAGAATCTTGTGTGAATGTTCAATATGTTCAAAAAGCTCACGAAAACGACCGGTAAGCACGCCGAGTTCGTCAGTGGAGCTTGCCGCGAGTTCGCGTGCGACTACGTCGTTCTGGCTTTCTTCACCGAAAAGTGATTGCAATGGTTGCAAGGCCTGCCCAAAGCTATGGACAAACATCAGCGCGCCGGCGATCGCCAAAAGCTCGAGTGACAACCACACAAAAAACACTTCGTTATCAAAAACACCGGTACGTGCCCAATAGTATTGCACCAGAACGGTATCAATTAACAAAGGCGTGAGCGCGCCGATCAAAAACACTCGCGTTTTTATCGTCAAGCGGGGCTTATTTAGATTCAGTTGCCCAAGCGCACGACCAAATAAATCATAGAACTTAAAAAAAACAGGCAAACCGACAATAATCGAAACAATCAAGGCGA
The nucleotide sequence above comes from Gammaproteobacteria bacterium. Encoded proteins:
- a CDS encoding spore coat U domain-containing protein, translating into MDKRFLTFAALLASMLTISNAGANTAQMEITATVAGACTVQAAPIDFGVYSGAQVDTSGQVTVSCNNGVVYNVALDAGVNSDGANRMLSNGTGAVLPYRLTYGGNDWGDVGVTNTYPGEPVAGTGIGLPETFNVEARLFGNIDVPPGVYSDTVTVTVAF
- a CDS encoding EAL domain-containing protein codes for the protein MKAKEFNVHFTTLVAICWTLPPVIGFAFMLYIGLFTPGQTYAILSHPLEILFIAGTFVFAQIWFRIYVQPVARYLSQDNSAVADVDRILSRFPLQFWSLFLGSLALAPSSVIITAEIATDFVAGPVEWFKIHLVALIVSIIVGLPVFFKFYDLFGRALGQLNLNKPRLTIKTRVFLIGALTPLLIDTVLVQYYWARTGVFDNEVFFVWLSLELLAIAGALMFVHSFGQALQPLQSLFGEESQNDVVARELAASSTDELGVLTGRFRELFEHIEHSHKILHVGNRILRGAPDLSVKNVFENIVELSVSLLRFDLVAIMLHDKQQDKLIAVVHNEGPYLSEGYESISLGGLSVSSQAFMEGRTVCVSDANNLSEDERTLLERYEVRALICSPLLVEDETIGVIVGIHRHSVHHFSHHEIEMTEALAGEAAIVIHHQLLRDNSLYEQRQRNVADARLRSAMESVSDGIITTDRNLAVEFINPAFASWLSMPNEGYMGLPVDNLLSDAGICKPDALKHMLSQVMHLNCALTYGDTITPETGSKREKVFEAHASPISGEDNDVLGSILIFHDISELSRLTLKLAYQASHDPLTGLVNRREFETVLERQINSSRERGYVHTLCYIDLDQFKVVNDLCGHVAGDALLKQLASNMKSCVLDSDTLSRLGGDEFGLLLNHCNVKVAQQRASQILAMINRFRFTWETKTFDIGMSIGLVEISGMAGTVADVLKAADSACYLAKELGRNRIHVYRQGDALLSQRRGEMAWLQRIQRALEADRFVLYQQPIVPLNGGGGLPYCEILIRMLDENGQVIAPNTFIPVAERYQLMTHIDRWVVNNALQNLSGRQLSGDKTSSFSINLSAQSICDESFLQFVLDTIDGNNITSHSICFEVTETAAISNLQRARDFIQTLREKGCRFALDDFGSGLSSFSYLKQLPVDYIKIDGSFIKDLESDPLDRAMVEAFNDIGHLMGTKTVAEFVVSEPVHDLLMEIGVDFAQGNYIGKSIALEH
- a CDS encoding fimbria/pilus periplasmic chaperone, whose protein sequence is MLYRLFIFVLLVQAATFSYAASFKVNPLKLEFSQNTRTSILELSNTSNGSVTLQIDARKWMQDASGTDVYDEADEIVFFPRIVTLKANEQRTIRIGFNGTRDAQKEMTYRIFVEELVSRSERNQALNFALRFSIPLFIQPEREKVEVALSGASVKNGKASVVLENRGNQHVIVKQFQVTGLDRNQHEIFFHESKGWYVLSGNHNAFSIKLSDQECGRSEFLELTTRTSAKTLVARVPKEQIGC
- a CDS encoding fimbria/pilus outer membrane usher protein; this encodes MSVQSKQALLFFCVIYCQLLSLTVYAHEVIPLKLFVNQLERQESFVLLRDDGDVWVPYEDMRNLNTLLKLDGLTYKQQRYVSLKSHSARLTFKLDSEQLVLYVDINPYYLPATHIDYGANRSLEVESKTAAAFLNYSAIYRGSEEASYAAWEFPLEAVASRNNVSLRLNYSVFPYQGGYRWRRGLGHITADYPEQGKRLLVGDFFASGGELGGSGMFSGIRFSRHTQLDNWLGRGVGLRLEGLLATPSRVDVYANGMLLRSEELPAGPYTLDNIPNVFGGGEAEVVVTDAFGREQRLQEPYYVSSRLLLPGRHEYHYAFGWRRHYADLFVSEYEDRPMLLVSHDVGIRRELTAGIRMDVDKEVINLRAHSVILLSRLGEFELLGGYSLYQQQNAYAALGRYHYVGRRFHVRALLSYTSDAYANLSYKPEQWESRFTQAYSAGLHGLPIGTISLIYNRVQSYSEGDEFASPELVADRENVSVLYNKRLTRATHFFARYSYQFDSASGQNTFMLGVNAIFDRHFTASYRYQQQQDSFAHHYYMQRATPAGQGIGIRARGWTEDTFQVNDQMQGEVGASWNSQHLNTNVSWYRLADRNSYQGTLSGALALVNGKTFLTRPIYDSFGLVQLGKLDDVDVYLSGELMGSTHNGDAIIPNLTSYSRNQIRIDTQSIPVNYSIAHTSKIVVPAYRSGSVIDFELKQFQAVSGHLVFDDFGIKKIPEFALLELRRGELRTESIIGKEGLFYFENLSEGEYQASMLLEGQHCQFQLKVPPSTALVQDLGEVRCVR